One part of the Mesorhizobium sp. M4B.F.Ca.ET.058.02.1.1 genome encodes these proteins:
- a CDS encoding ABC transporter ATP-binding protein, producing the protein MIRPLPPALSMLRGALGGRLMRLLPVVVLLGLAAAALEGLGIGLIIPLLGIIMGHGDASGMGGFSALLQKVGAGLGERERLVAISAAILGSILLKNLLGFANTVLTAHIYGKASFAIRSALSERLLRIGYPFFLRQSPGRLLNIISNESWRASDAIQALLGSIVSASAAVILLAFLLLLSWQMTLLVTLGLALVQLAHAMLSAQLKAPSRSVAARNSALASQMLHLVHAGRLIRIFGQEDREQAAFDTASDGVRRAAFVLATRQGALPPLTEVLHALLFLATVIAAFLANVSFPLTAAFLILLYRLQPHMRALQMSWSQLQGLSGSLEEVSWLLDPAGKPAPPLGSLPFPGLGERIAFEGVSFTYASEEQRAAVLHAATFDIKAGRSTALIGRSGAGKTTIVNLLCRFVEPDGGQILVDGAPLDQIDPSGWRRHIALASQELELVDGTILDNITYGHDTATAADAERAARLAEAHEFIERLPQGYQTVAGYRGVNLSAGQRQRIALARALVRDPDILILDEATNAVDGLSEAAIVETLKSRAGRRTTLVISHHHSTISFCDDVVILDHGRVKKQAPFATLAARSMDELYQPE; encoded by the coding sequence ATGATCCGGCCGCTGCCACCGGCGCTCTCGATGCTGCGCGGCGCGCTGGGCGGCAGGCTGATGCGCCTCTTGCCGGTCGTGGTGTTGCTTGGGCTTGCCGCCGCGGCGCTCGAAGGCCTCGGCATCGGCCTGATCATCCCGCTGCTCGGCATCATCATGGGCCATGGCGACGCTTCCGGCATGGGCGGCTTCTCGGCGCTGCTGCAGAAGGTCGGCGCCGGGCTCGGCGAGCGCGAGCGGCTGGTCGCCATTTCGGCGGCGATCCTCGGCTCGATCCTGCTCAAGAACCTGCTCGGCTTCGCCAACACGGTGCTGACCGCCCATATCTACGGCAAGGCGAGCTTCGCGATCCGCAGCGCGCTGTCGGAACGGCTCCTGCGGATCGGCTATCCCTTCTTCCTGCGGCAGAGCCCCGGCCGGCTGCTCAACATCATCTCCAACGAATCGTGGCGCGCGTCCGACGCCATCCAGGCCCTGCTCGGTTCGATCGTCAGCGCCTCGGCGGCGGTCATCCTGCTTGCTTTCCTGCTGCTTCTGTCCTGGCAGATGACTCTGCTGGTGACGCTGGGGCTGGCGCTCGTCCAGCTGGCGCACGCGATGCTGTCGGCGCAGCTCAAGGCGCCGAGCCGCAGCGTCGCGGCGCGCAACAGCGCGCTTGCCTCGCAGATGCTGCATCTGGTGCATGCCGGGCGCCTGATCCGCATCTTCGGCCAGGAGGACCGCGAGCAGGCTGCGTTCGACACGGCCTCCGACGGCGTGCGGCGCGCCGCCTTCGTGCTGGCGACCCGCCAGGGCGCGCTGCCGCCGCTGACCGAGGTGCTGCATGCGCTGCTGTTCCTGGCGACGGTGATCGCCGCCTTTCTCGCCAATGTCAGCTTCCCGCTGACCGCCGCCTTCCTCATCCTGCTTTACCGGCTGCAGCCGCATATGCGCGCACTGCAGATGTCGTGGAGCCAGTTGCAGGGGCTGTCCGGATCGCTGGAGGAAGTGAGCTGGCTGCTGGACCCCGCCGGCAAGCCAGCGCCACCGCTAGGCAGCTTGCCGTTTCCGGGGCTTGGGGAACGCATTGCCTTCGAGGGCGTGAGCTTCACCTATGCCAGCGAGGAGCAGCGCGCGGCGGTGCTGCACGCCGCGACATTCGACATCAAGGCGGGACGCTCGACGGCGCTGATCGGCCGCTCCGGCGCCGGCAAGACGACGATCGTCAACCTCCTGTGCCGCTTCGTCGAGCCGGATGGCGGCCAGATCCTCGTCGACGGCGCGCCGCTTGACCAGATCGATCCGTCCGGCTGGCGCCGCCACATCGCCTTGGCCAGCCAGGAGCTGGAGTTGGTCGACGGCACCATCCTCGACAACATCACCTATGGCCACGACACCGCCACGGCCGCTGACGCCGAGCGCGCGGCGCGGCTTGCCGAGGCGCATGAGTTCATCGAGCGCCTGCCGCAGGGCTACCAGACGGTCGCCGGCTATCGCGGCGTCAACCTGTCGGCCGGGCAGCGGCAGCGCATCGCGCTGGCGCGGGCGCTGGTGCGCGACCCCGACATACTGATCCTCGACGAGGCCACCAACGCGGTCGACGGGCTGTCGGAAGCGGCGATCGTCGAAACGCTGAAGTCGCGCGCCGGGCGGCGCACGACACTGGTCATCAGCCACCATCACTCAACGATCTCGTTCTGCGACGACGTGGTCATCCTCGACCATGGCAGGGTGAAGAAGCAGGCGCCGTTCGCGACGCTGGCCGCGCGCAGCATGGACGAGCTCTACCAGCCGGAGTGA
- a CDS encoding YihY/virulence factor BrkB family protein, whose translation MLLIVVAISGIVVGHQAAELALSAQISGLMGAQSAELFRATLESASNQTSGTWAAIVGLVTLLATASGVFGEMQLALNTIWKVEPTDTSLSRIVRARAASLGLVAALGFLLLVSLIASAAISALAATLNAYLPFGEAIASVLNTILSFVLTAVLFAAIYKLLPDRSLAWRDVGLGALVTAALFTVGKSAIGWYLGASTIASSYGAAGGLIVTLLWVYYSSQIFLFGAELTRAYSIRRGSRPDMGPVVAQDAAANKAVTAAETEPQSRGVTWVSILVATCAGSILALMLARERRADP comes from the coding sequence ATCCTGCTGATCGTGGTGGCAATCTCCGGGATCGTGGTCGGGCACCAGGCGGCGGAACTTGCACTGTCGGCGCAGATCTCCGGACTGATGGGCGCGCAGAGCGCGGAGCTATTCCGCGCCACGCTGGAGTCGGCGTCGAACCAGACAAGCGGAACATGGGCCGCCATAGTCGGACTGGTCACGCTGCTCGCCACCGCATCCGGGGTTTTCGGCGAGATGCAGCTCGCGCTCAACACCATCTGGAAAGTCGAGCCAACCGACACGTCCCTGTCGAGAATCGTGCGGGCACGCGCCGCAAGCCTCGGGCTGGTGGCCGCGTTGGGCTTTCTTTTGCTGGTCTCCTTGATCGCCAGCGCGGCGATCTCGGCGTTGGCTGCGACGCTGAATGCGTATCTGCCGTTTGGCGAGGCGATAGCCAGCGTGCTGAACACGATCCTGTCGTTCGTTCTGACGGCGGTGCTGTTCGCCGCCATCTACAAGCTTTTGCCGGATCGGTCGCTGGCGTGGCGCGATGTCGGCCTTGGCGCGCTGGTGACGGCGGCGCTTTTCACCGTCGGTAAATCTGCGATCGGCTGGTATCTGGGCGCCAGCACGATCGCCTCATCCTACGGCGCCGCCGGCGGCCTGATCGTCACGCTGCTGTGGGTCTATTATTCTTCGCAGATCTTCCTCTTCGGCGCCGAGTTGACGCGCGCCTATTCAATCCGCCGCGGGTCGAGGCCGGACATGGGTCCCGTCGTGGCGCAGGACGCTGCCGCGAACAAGGCCGTCACGGCCGCCGAAACCGAGCCACAATCGCGAGGCGTCACCTGGGTCTCGATCCTGGTCGCGACCTGCGCCGGCTCAATCCTTGCGCTCATGCTCGCTCGGGAGCGCCGCGCGGATCCATGA
- a CDS encoding acyltransferase has product MANARDIQLDALRAVAVTMVLYAHFLAPGGASFVGHLGVRLFFVLSGFLITRLLIDARDAAAYEAGPALRAFYIRRMLRIFPPYFAVLGLVWLTDLEHSRGSLIWHALYLSNFWYALRNEWTPWLLCHFWSLSIEEQFYLAWPLIVLLAPRRRIEAIVTGVILLSLAYRFYWPVTAVPTLARDLLPPASMDALACGALLAARRARGADLPRWMQLGWPVFATLFLAIQWFVPAPANPMLEWAHWLLLQVLPLVPLVVLVTAFSRGVGGFIGKLAELPPALALGRISYGIYLYHPILLAYAVKAQPWIPLNVSEQGPGRFLVAGAATIIVAAVSWTVFEKPLNGFKRHFPYVARRAHPRSAGDTGRLTFPGVSPDHRAAGLDLSRTEARR; this is encoded by the coding sequence ATGGCAAACGCCCGCGACATACAGCTCGATGCGCTGCGCGCCGTCGCGGTGACGATGGTGCTCTATGCCCACTTCCTGGCGCCCGGCGGGGCTTCTTTTGTCGGCCATCTCGGCGTCAGGCTGTTCTTCGTGCTGTCCGGCTTCCTGATCACGCGGCTGCTCATCGACGCGCGCGACGCCGCCGCGTACGAGGCGGGGCCGGCGCTGCGGGCCTTCTACATCCGGCGCATGCTCAGGATCTTCCCGCCCTATTTCGCGGTGCTGGGCCTGGTCTGGCTGACCGACCTCGAACATTCCCGGGGCTCGCTTATCTGGCACGCGCTCTATCTCTCCAATTTCTGGTACGCGCTGCGCAACGAGTGGACGCCCTGGCTGCTCTGCCATTTCTGGAGCCTCAGCATCGAGGAGCAATTCTATCTCGCCTGGCCGCTGATCGTGCTTCTGGCGCCGCGCCGGCGCATCGAGGCGATCGTCACTGGCGTGATCTTGTTGTCGCTCGCCTACCGCTTCTACTGGCCGGTGACCGCCGTGCCGACACTTGCCCGCGATCTGCTGCCGCCAGCCTCGATGGACGCGCTGGCCTGCGGCGCGCTGCTTGCGGCGCGCCGCGCCAGGGGCGCTGACCTGCCGCGCTGGATGCAGCTCGGCTGGCCGGTTTTCGCAACCCTGTTCCTGGCGATCCAGTGGTTCGTCCCGGCGCCGGCAAACCCGATGCTGGAATGGGCGCACTGGCTGCTGCTGCAGGTGCTGCCGCTGGTGCCACTGGTGGTTCTGGTCACGGCCTTCTCGCGAGGCGTCGGCGGCTTCATCGGCAAGCTCGCGGAATTGCCACCCGCGCTTGCCCTTGGCCGCATCAGCTACGGCATCTATCTCTACCACCCGATCCTGCTGGCCTATGCCGTCAAGGCGCAGCCGTGGATTCCGCTCAACGTCTCCGAACAGGGGCCGGGCCGTTTCCTGGTCGCGGGCGCGGCCACCATCATTGTCGCCGCAGTTTCCTGGACGGTTTTCGAAAAACCGCTCAACGGCTTCAAGCGTCACTTTCCCTACGTCGCGCGCCGCGCTCACCCGCGCAGCGCGGGCGACACTGGCCGGTTGACCTTTCCCGGCGTGTCGCCCGATCATCGCGCGGCAGGGCTCGACCTGTCGCGCACGGAGGCACGCCGATGA
- a CDS encoding response regulator transcription factor, with translation MTGTIRIAIVDDHPLFREGVARSLGEIGGFAVVGEGASAEDAERLVQTVAPDVLLLDISMPGGGLNAAATILSGHPGQKIVMLTVSETNADVAQALNTGVRGYVLKGVGSKTLAEILSDVAAGQSYVSPTLSARLLSDLLQPASRKPDPLSQLTGREAEILRLVAEGLSNKEVAARLSLQEKTVKHHMTRVLAKLNVRNRTEAALLMHEAKERGQ, from the coding sequence GTGACCGGAACCATCCGCATCGCCATTGTCGACGACCATCCCCTGTTTCGCGAGGGTGTCGCGCGCAGCCTGGGCGAAATCGGCGGCTTCGCCGTTGTTGGCGAAGGCGCCAGCGCCGAGGACGCCGAAAGGCTGGTCCAGACGGTTGCGCCCGATGTCCTTCTGCTCGACATCAGCATGCCTGGTGGGGGGCTCAACGCCGCGGCCACCATCCTGTCCGGCCACCCCGGCCAGAAGATCGTCATGCTGACCGTGTCGGAGACCAATGCCGACGTCGCCCAGGCGCTCAACACCGGCGTGCGCGGCTATGTGCTGAAGGGCGTCGGCTCCAAGACGCTGGCCGAGATCCTCAGCGACGTCGCCGCCGGCCAGAGCTATGTCTCGCCAACGCTGTCGGCGAGACTGCTGTCGGACCTCTTGCAGCCGGCGAGTCGCAAGCCCGATCCGCTCAGCCAGCTCACCGGCCGCGAGGCCGAGATCCTGCGGCTGGTGGCGGAGGGCCTCAGCAACAAGGAGGTCGCCGCCAGGCTTTCGCTGCAGGAGAAGACGGTCAAGCATCACATGACCAGGGTGCTGGCCAAGCTCAACGTGCGCAATCGCACGGAGGCGGCGCTGCTGATGCACGAGGCGAAGGAAAGAGGGCAGTAG
- the minD gene encoding septum site-determining protein MinD: protein MGKVVVVTSGKGGVGKTTSTAALGAAVAKTGKKVALVDFDVGLRNLDLIMGAERRVVFDLVNVIQGTAKLSQALIRDKRVETLFLLPASQTRDKDALTEEGVGEVIERLRSVFDYVFCDSPAGIERGAQLAMRFADEAVIVTNPEVSSVRDSDRIIGLLDARTMKAEQGDQIAKHVLVTRYDAARAARGEMLSINDVLEILSTPLLGIIPESQDVLRASNLGSPVTLTDPLNTAAKAYIDAARRLEGEDLPVVVPFERKGFLDRLLGRRAA, encoded by the coding sequence ATGGGCAAGGTAGTGGTGGTCACCTCGGGCAAGGGGGGCGTCGGCAAGACGACGTCGACGGCGGCGTTGGGCGCTGCGGTTGCCAAGACCGGCAAGAAGGTGGCGCTGGTCGACTTCGATGTGGGCTTGCGCAACCTCGACCTGATCATGGGCGCCGAGCGGCGCGTCGTGTTCGACCTGGTCAACGTCATCCAGGGCACGGCAAAGCTCTCGCAGGCGCTGATCCGCGACAAGCGGGTGGAGACACTGTTCCTGCTGCCGGCCTCGCAGACGCGCGACAAGGATGCGCTGACCGAGGAGGGCGTCGGCGAGGTGATCGAGCGGCTGCGCTCGGTGTTCGACTATGTCTTCTGCGACAGCCCGGCCGGTATCGAGCGCGGCGCCCAGCTCGCCATGCGTTTCGCCGACGAGGCGGTCATCGTCACCAATCCGGAAGTCAGCTCGGTGCGCGATTCCGATCGCATCATCGGTCTGCTCGACGCCCGCACCATGAAGGCCGAGCAGGGTGATCAGATCGCCAAGCACGTGCTGGTCACGCGCTATGACGCAGCGCGCGCCGCGCGCGGCGAAATGCTTTCCATCAACGACGTGCTGGAGATCCTCTCCACGCCGCTGCTCGGCATCATCCCCGAGAGCCAGGATGTGCTGAGGGCCTCGAACCTCGGCTCGCCGGTGACGCTCACCGACCCGCTGAACACCGCCGCCAAGGCCTATATCGACGCGGCAAGGCGGCTGGAGGGCGAGGACCTGCCGGTGGTGGTGCCCTTCGAGCGCAAGGGCTTTCTCGACCGTCTGCTCGGAAGGAGGGCGGCATGA
- a CDS encoding sensor histidine kinase — MQRWGRLSLALQFFIAGGVGLLAAMFVVGLWVTSQIREGVITNSAATTALYVDSVIAPLLPDMRKSRELGDTVKRALDETLGQGALGNRLVSFKLWRRDGTILYAKDPTLIGKTFEPNPHLIAAFAGNVVAEYNDVSDDVENRGNKTFAQPLFEIYNPVREPWSGEVVAVSEFYEVADEFQATLRAALWSSWLVVAGATAAALTLLSGIVFRGSRTIETQRAALEAKIAELQTALSQNSSLRQRVQRASRRATAINERYLRRIGADLHDGPAQLVALAALRMDSPILLDPAASSELREAEISGIHKTLGEAMREIRGICNGLVLPQIETQAVPDILRLAVKEHERRTSSRVALTLPARLPELGTSEKISIYRFVQEGLNNAWRHGKGKDQAVRASMKGGRLMVEVMDGGPGFDPGKSEGLGLAGLRERIESIGGQFETLSGPQGTRLVITLSVEEQP, encoded by the coding sequence TTGCAGCGCTGGGGCAGGCTTTCGCTCGCCCTGCAGTTCTTCATTGCCGGCGGCGTCGGGCTGCTGGCGGCGATGTTTGTGGTCGGGCTGTGGGTCACCTCGCAGATCCGCGAAGGCGTGATAACCAATTCCGCCGCGACCACGGCGCTCTATGTCGACAGCGTGATCGCGCCGCTGCTGCCCGACATGCGCAAAAGCCGCGAGCTCGGCGACACCGTCAAGCGGGCGCTCGACGAAACGCTTGGCCAGGGCGCGCTCGGCAACCGGCTTGTCTCGTTCAAGCTGTGGCGGCGCGACGGCACCATCCTCTACGCCAAGGACCCGACGCTGATCGGCAAGACGTTCGAGCCGAACCCACACCTCATCGCCGCTTTCGCGGGCAATGTCGTGGCCGAGTACAACGACGTCTCAGACGATGTCGAAAACAGGGGCAACAAGACTTTCGCGCAGCCGCTGTTCGAGATCTACAATCCGGTGCGCGAGCCCTGGTCGGGCGAAGTCGTCGCCGTGTCGGAATTCTACGAGGTTGCCGACGAATTCCAGGCGACGCTGCGGGCAGCACTTTGGTCGAGCTGGCTGGTGGTGGCGGGCGCCACGGCGGCGGCGCTGACGCTGTTGTCCGGCATCGTCTTTCGCGGCAGCCGCACCATCGAGACGCAACGCGCCGCGCTCGAGGCCAAGATCGCGGAATTGCAGACGGCGCTGTCGCAGAACTCGTCGCTGCGTCAGCGCGTGCAGCGCGCCTCGCGCCGCGCCACCGCCATCAACGAACGCTATCTCAGGCGCATCGGCGCCGACCTGCATGACGGGCCGGCGCAGCTTGTCGCGCTCGCCGCGCTGAGGATGGACAGCCCGATCCTGCTTGATCCCGCCGCCTCGAGCGAGTTGCGCGAGGCCGAGATTTCGGGCATCCACAAGACTCTCGGCGAGGCGATGCGCGAGATCCGCGGCATCTGCAACGGCCTGGTGCTGCCGCAGATCGAAACACAGGCCGTACCCGACATATTGCGGCTTGCGGTGAAGGAACACGAACGCCGCACAAGCAGCAGGGTGGCGCTGACACTTCCTGCCCGCTTGCCTGAACTCGGCACTTCCGAGAAGATCAGCATCTACCGTTTCGTCCAGGAAGGGCTGAACAATGCCTGGCGGCACGGAAAGGGCAAGGATCAGGCGGTGCGGGCCAGCATGAAAGGCGGCAGGCTGATGGTCGAAGTGATGGACGGCGGACCCGGCTTCGATCCGGGCAAGAGCGAAGGGCTCGGGCTTGCGGGCTTGCGGGAACGAATCGAGAGTATCGGCGGGCAGTTCGAGACGCTGTCCGGGCCGCAAGGCACGCGATTGGTGATTACATTGTCTGTCGAGGAGCAGCCGTGA
- a CDS encoding glycosyltransferase, with the protein MIDKPVVQPARPPSPARQRPEVSFIVCSRDRVAVLEACIASIQAACRAHAAFPAELVVVDNGSRDGTPERLAAIAEASTIPITAILESRPGLAAARNAGLARARGRVLVFVDDDCKLDRTYLRDLQRHYASGEKWLIRGGRVELGDARDLPFTIKRCEQRQRLTPAVHPGGFVLGCNMTMHRDVAARIGPFDERFGAGGALRSAEDTDYLVRAMLIGMPVEYVPDMTIFHHHGRRDREAIDRLHRDYHFGNGALCLKHVRRAPWLLRHFYWAARAALRELAGGPKFDPELRLSHWPVVAMNLAGAAKFALLVIARRPVPEPTGRAEAGEAEARAR; encoded by the coding sequence ATGATCGACAAGCCAGTCGTCCAGCCCGCGCGCCCGCCCTCACCCGCCCGCCAGCGGCCGGAGGTTTCCTTCATCGTCTGCTCGCGCGACCGCGTCGCTGTGCTGGAAGCCTGCATCGCCTCCATCCAGGCAGCCTGCCGGGCGCATGCGGCCTTCCCGGCCGAGCTGGTGGTGGTCGACAACGGCTCGCGCGACGGCACGCCAGAGCGCCTGGCGGCAATCGCCGAGGCTTCGACCATCCCGATCACCGCGATTCTCGAGTCGCGCCCCGGACTGGCGGCGGCGCGCAATGCCGGGTTGGCGCGGGCGCGTGGCCGCGTGCTGGTCTTCGTCGACGACGACTGCAAGCTCGACCGGACCTATCTGCGCGACCTGCAGCGGCATTATGCGAGCGGCGAGAAATGGCTGATCCGGGGCGGCCGGGTCGAGCTTGGCGACGCGCGCGACCTGCCCTTCACCATCAAGCGCTGCGAACAGCGCCAGCGGCTGACGCCGGCCGTCCATCCGGGCGGCTTCGTGCTTGGCTGCAACATGACCATGCACCGCGACGTCGCCGCGCGCATCGGCCCCTTCGACGAGCGCTTCGGCGCCGGCGGCGCGCTGCGCTCGGCGGAAGACACCGACTATCTGGTGCGGGCGATGCTCATCGGCATGCCGGTCGAATATGTGCCCGACATGACAATCTTCCACCATCACGGACGCCGTGACCGCGAGGCAATCGACCGGCTGCACCGCGACTATCATTTCGGCAATGGCGCGCTCTGCCTGAAGCATGTCCGCCGCGCGCCCTGGCTGCTGCGCCATTTCTACTGGGCGGCGCGCGCGGCTCTGCGCGAGCTTGCCGGCGGGCCCAAGTTCGATCCTGAGCTCAGGCTGTCGCATTGGCCCGTCGTCGCCATGAACCTGGCCGGCGCGGCGAAGTTCGCACTGCTTGTCATCGCAAGGCGGCCGGTGCCGGAGCCAACGGGCCGCGCCGAAGCGGGCGAAGCCGAGGCCAGGGCGCGATGA
- a CDS encoding glycosyltransferase, which yields MTAAPLVSVLLPVYNAGPYIAAAIGSILRQDYDRLEVIAIDDGSSDNSLEILERHRKADSRVRLVSRENRGLVATLNEGLQLARGELVARMDADDFAYPWRLSRQVALFAERPELGFCGAGIDMLQHGRIKSGSLDPVFKVGRIPILSQFFTIFMHPTVVYNRQVIGDDSLHYDPQYRHAEDFDLFRRLAARYPAAMMPENLLVYRIHPGSVTSRHCEEMRRTHLRIVAENLEGEGLAQATQDLRAIGENVSFDTVARAAQFIVALEERIASLPDETRPSFAAGALNLFYFLYQLVGDEKRPPLTRELLTRTAKWDAIRRREKYALGPGNWAPWLSLASITASKKADRLAYHFKARPEAEVLKPFRLGLA from the coding sequence ATGACCGCCGCGCCGCTCGTTTCCGTGCTTTTGCCCGTCTACAATGCCGGGCCCTATATCGCCGCCGCGATCGGCTCGATCCTGCGCCAGGACTACGATCGCCTCGAGGTGATCGCGATCGATGACGGGTCGAGCGACAACTCGCTGGAAATCCTCGAGCGCCACCGCAAGGCCGACAGCCGCGTCAGGCTCGTCTCGCGCGAAAACCGCGGCCTCGTCGCCACGCTGAATGAAGGGCTGCAGCTCGCCCGGGGCGAACTGGTCGCCCGTATGGACGCCGACGACTTCGCCTATCCGTGGCGCCTGTCGCGCCAGGTGGCACTGTTTGCCGAACGGCCGGAGCTCGGCTTCTGCGGCGCCGGCATAGACATGCTGCAGCACGGCCGCATCAAGAGCGGCTCGCTCGATCCGGTGTTCAAGGTCGGCCGCATCCCGATCCTGTCGCAGTTCTTCACCATCTTCATGCACCCCACCGTGGTCTACAATCGCCAGGTCATCGGCGACGACAGCCTGCACTACGATCCGCAATACAGGCATGCCGAGGATTTCGACCTCTTCCGGCGCCTCGCCGCCCGCTACCCGGCGGCGATGATGCCGGAGAACCTGCTTGTCTACCGCATCCATCCGGGCAGCGTGACCAGCCGGCATTGCGAGGAGATGCGCCGCACGCATCTCAGGATCGTGGCCGAGAATCTCGAGGGCGAGGGCCTGGCGCAGGCGACGCAGGACCTGCGCGCCATCGGCGAGAACGTTTCGTTCGACACGGTCGCCCGCGCGGCCCAATTCATCGTTGCGCTGGAGGAGCGGATCGCCTCACTGCCCGACGAGACACGGCCAAGCTTCGCCGCCGGCGCGCTCAACCTTTTCTATTTCCTCTACCAGCTCGTCGGCGACGAGAAGAGGCCGCCGCTGACGCGTGAGCTGCTGACGCGGACGGCGAAATGGGACGCCATCCGCCGCCGAGAGAAATACGCGCTTGGCCCCGGCAACTGGGCTCCCTGGCTCAGCCTCGCCTCGATCACCGCCAGCAAGAAGGCCGACCGGCTGGCCTATCATTTCAAGGCCAGGCCGGAAGCCGAGGTGCTGAAGCCTTTTCGATTGGGGCTGGCATGA
- the minC gene encoding septum site-determining protein MinC, with product MTFAAPVETKSIRFRARSFVAFTLTPEAPLDVWLESLDRWIGNSPGYFTGRPVVLDLNTLKPDIAAIDSLVGVLGQRGIRVYAIEMDGGAELGSHLPPKLIGAKEATSDGLLLHPGRKKGEEGKAEEQRAEDGKVPAKPALPGGDTLMVRTPIRSGQSIFHAHGDVIVLGSVASGSEIVAAGSIHVYGTLRGRASAGALGNIAARVFCRRNEAELISVDGWYTTAEEMEKVSRGKAVQAFLENDVLCVVPLG from the coding sequence GTGACCTTCGCAGCCCCTGTCGAGACCAAATCCATCCGTTTTCGCGCCCGTTCTTTCGTCGCTTTCACGCTCACCCCCGAAGCGCCTCTGGATGTCTGGCTGGAGAGCCTCGACCGCTGGATAGGCAACTCGCCGGGCTATTTTACCGGGCGGCCGGTGGTGCTCGATCTGAACACTTTGAAGCCCGATATCGCGGCCATCGATTCGCTGGTCGGCGTGCTTGGCCAGCGCGGCATCCGCGTCTATGCCATCGAGATGGACGGCGGCGCCGAGCTTGGCTCGCACCTGCCGCCGAAGCTGATCGGCGCCAAGGAGGCGACCTCCGACGGCCTGCTCTTGCATCCCGGCCGCAAGAAGGGCGAAGAGGGCAAGGCCGAGGAGCAAAGAGCCGAGGACGGCAAGGTGCCGGCGAAGCCCGCGCTGCCGGGCGGCGACACGCTGATGGTACGCACGCCGATCCGTTCCGGCCAGTCGATCTTCCATGCGCATGGCGATGTCATCGTGCTCGGCTCGGTCGCGTCCGGCTCGGAGATCGTCGCCGCCGGCTCCATCCATGTCTATGGCACGCTGCGCGGCCGCGCTTCGGCCGGCGCGCTCGGCAACATTGCGGCCCGCGTCTTCTGCCGCAGGAACGAGGCCGAGCTGATCTCGGTCGACGGCTGGTACACCACCGCCGAGGAGATGGAGAAGGTTTCGCGCGGCAAGGCGGTGCAGGCCTTCCTCGAAAACGACGTGCTGTGCGTGGTGCCGCTGGGGTGA
- a CDS encoding low affinity iron permease family protein, whose translation MRGDRRAGTGRIAHFAALPGRRLLSDQARKSISEKAHGRSPWHAGLSVNLPPFVLFPRQPNRHWGIEGNNGRRAMDRPLYFLAEFFSKPPGFYVMLAAALLCALVASSTVGTYILSISAIALTGVVLIQNYRDTSAIQAKLNEIIVALDAARNDVVGLEHGSREEITAELESIEKRAGRTAKSRSGTA comes from the coding sequence ATGCGCGGCGATCGCCGGGCCGGCACCGGTCGCATTGCGCATTTCGCCGCTCTTCCCGGCCGGCGGCTGCTTTCCGATCAGGCCAGGAAAAGTATTTCCGAAAAGGCCCATGGCAGATCTCCTTGGCACGCCGGCCTGAGCGTTAATCTGCCGCCTTTCGTTTTGTTCCCGAGGCAACCGAACCGCCATTGGGGCATTGAAGGCAACAATGGGAGACGCGCCATGGACCGGCCGCTTTACTTTCTTGCGGAGTTCTTTTCGAAGCCGCCGGGGTTCTATGTCATGTTGGCCGCCGCGCTTTTATGCGCGCTCGTGGCGAGTTCGACGGTCGGGACCTACATCCTGTCGATTTCCGCCATTGCCTTGACGGGAGTGGTGCTGATCCAGAACTATCGCGACACCTCGGCCATACAGGCCAAGCTCAACGAAATCATCGTGGCGCTGGATGCCGCGAGAAACGACGTTGTCGGTCTTGAGCACGGCTCGCGGGAAGAGATCACCGCCGAGCTCGAAAGCATCGAGAAAAGGGCAGGCCGCACCGCCAAAAGCAGGTCGGGCACAGCCTAG
- the minE gene encoding cell division topological specificity factor MinE yields MNIFDLFKRRNSAPVARERLQLLLAYERQSRGQPDLVSVLREEIMAVIARHVQIDQDYLQVSMERGKTMSTLEIDIQIPNKSATPLALAG; encoded by the coding sequence ATGAACATTTTCGACCTCTTCAAGCGGCGCAACAGCGCGCCGGTCGCGCGCGAGCGGCTGCAGCTGCTGCTCGCCTATGAGCGCCAGAGCCGCGGCCAGCCCGATCTCGTCTCTGTCCTGCGCGAGGAGATCATGGCGGTCATTGCCAGGCACGTGCAGATCGACCAGGACTACCTCCAGGTCTCGATGGAGCGCGGCAAGACCATGTCGACGCTGGAAATCGACATCCAGATCCCCAACAAGAGCGCCACGCCGCTGGCGCTGGCGGGGTAG